From one Sardina pilchardus chromosome 6, fSarPil1.1, whole genome shotgun sequence genomic stretch:
- the zgc:101716 gene encoding uncharacterized protein C8orf76 gives MEIFGSTFDDSVFEESRNRASTVLPIYNAKFCEAQWFCEDADTEDMLEKQKVYKFRADLAYRRKQYQAALGDYTTCLSLIPDGNMSIRRDVLEGIARCSCQLGRREQAQEITEKLKKEASNTCHLTCVLQMELSISERFGDARSAIVAQQQLCSLHPFNPWHWHKLASVCDTLLNTADADANPSTSPVTQPLRLEEGAVPTDPQREKRELWLKACMGFIRTRLLVAILRVQQASFVLQTGERAVLEADESLQRLQPSESTVQLIAEVLSEDLNPEKMREENQDGESLIGLGAKDFEERWWDKLVYAGLLENAEEQVNADESTQEVR, from the exons ATGGAGATTTTTGGTAGCACCTTTGATGATTCTGTGTTTGAGGAATCAAGAAACAGGGCGTCCACAGTTCTCCCAATTTACAACGCTAAGTTCTGTGAAGCTCAG TGGTTCTGTGAAGATGCCGATACAGAGGATATGTTGGAGAAACAGAAAGTCTACAAATTTAGGGCCGACCTGGCATACAGACGGAAACAGTACCAG GCTGCCTTAGGTGATTACACAACGTGCCTGTCATTGATCCCTGATGGGAATATGTCCATCAGACGGGATGTGCTTGAAGGAATTGCGCGTTGCAGTTGTCAACTTGGCAGACGAGAGCAAGCTCAGGAAATAACGGAAAAACTT AAGAAAGAGGCATCAAACACCTGCCACCTCACCTGCGTCCTACAAATGGAACTGAGTATCTCGGAGCGCTTCGGTGATGCCCGGTCTGCTATCGTGGCCCAGCAGCAGCTTTGCTCCCTGCATCCGTTCAACCCCTGGCACTGGCACAAGCTTGCCTCAGTCTGCGACACCCTACTGAACACCGCTGACGCTGACGCCAACCCTTCAACAAGCCCAGTCACTCAGCCTTTGAGGCTAGAGGAGGGGGCAGTGCCCAcagacccacagagagagaagagggagctTTGGCTGAAGGCCTGCATGGGTTTTATTCGAACAAG GCTCCTGGTTGCCATTCTGCGGGTCCAGCAGGCGTCTTTCGTGCTGCAGACCGGCGAGCGAGCGGTGCTGGAGGCAGACGAGTCTTTGCAGCGGCTGCAGCCCTCCGAAAGCACCGTCCAGCTCATAGCCGAG GTGTTGTCAGAAGATCTAAACCCGGAGAAAATGAGGGAAGAGAACCAGGATGGTGAAAGTCTGATTGGTCTCGGCGCTAAGGACTTTGAGGAGAGGTGGTGGGACAAACTGGTGTATGCAGGTTTGCTAGAGAATGCAGAGGAGCAAGTCAATGCAGATGAGTCCACACAAGAGGTCAGGTGA